The following coding sequences are from one Streptomyces sp. NBC_00536 window:
- a CDS encoding sulfurtransferase has protein sequence MTVSVPVSVLFERPLVGVDGLAACLGADGVVVLDASVGAHRGAGRRIPGARAFDLDGVFSDHSAPAPHTMPGAAAFTEAVRALGIDDTSAVVVYDGAGIYSSARAWWMLRAMGFDRAAVLDGGLPAWEAAGLPVEQVPAAYDGPPGTFTARPRPGLIVDSAAVTAALADPDRTAVLDARTRGRFAGTAPEPRPGLRGGHMPGALNLPFGDLQREGAMLPEADLRAAFRAVADDRERLYASCGSGVTACVLALGAVLAGYPDPAVYDGSWSEWGMPGAEGELPVVTGS, from the coding sequence GTGACGGTTTCGGTTCCGGTTTCTGTGCTCTTCGAGCGGCCGCTCGTCGGGGTGGACGGGCTCGCGGCGTGCCTCGGGGCGGACGGGGTGGTCGTGCTCGACGCCTCCGTGGGGGCGCACCGGGGGGCGGGGCGGCGGATTCCCGGGGCGCGGGCCTTCGACCTCGACGGGGTGTTCAGCGACCACTCCGCGCCCGCTCCGCACACCATGCCCGGCGCCGCGGCCTTCACCGAGGCCGTGCGCGCGCTCGGGATCGACGACACCAGCGCCGTGGTCGTCTATGACGGCGCCGGGATCTACTCCAGCGCCCGGGCCTGGTGGATGCTGCGCGCCATGGGCTTCGACCGGGCCGCCGTGCTCGACGGCGGACTGCCCGCCTGGGAGGCGGCCGGGCTGCCCGTCGAGCAGGTGCCCGCCGCGTACGACGGCCCGCCCGGCACCTTCACCGCCCGCCCCCGCCCCGGCCTGATCGTGGACAGCGCCGCCGTCACCGCGGCCCTCGCCGACCCGGACCGTACGGCGGTCCTCGACGCCCGCACCCGCGGACGCTTCGCGGGCACCGCCCCCGAACCCCGCCCCGGCCTGCGCGGCGGCCACATGCCCGGCGCGCTGAACCTGCCCTTCGGCGACCTCCAGCGGGAGGGCGCGATGCTTCCCGAGGCCGACCTGCGCGCCGCCTTCCGCGCGGTGGCGGATGACCGGGAGCGGCTGTACGCCAGCTGCGGTTCGGGCGTCACCGCGTGCGTGCTCGCGCTGGGCGCCGTACTGGCCGGATATCCGGACCCGGCCGTCTACGACGGCTCGTGGAGCGAGTGGGGCATGCCGGGCGCGGAGGGCGAGCTGCCGGTGGTCACCGGGTCCTGA
- a CDS encoding DUF4097 family beta strand repeat-containing protein — protein MTSRRSLALPVTALAALAAGLLVSGCSTDLLGGEQKTTKTAAADATVTEAVTSVEIKNARRGSIEVVPGNGPGAVVHRTVHYRGDTVPRPGQRVSGGALTFTDDCGDGDSCYVDYRLEVPAAAKVKLGSSSGAITVTGVAEAELAASSGDVRAERIAGALRVSTSSGEITGTALGGPSAEVHSSSGDARLDFTSAPASVKAEASSGNVTLRVPGGPYRVGVTTSSGSREVTVPTDAAAASRLSVETSSGDVKITAP, from the coding sequence ATGACTTCACGCCGCTCCCTCGCCCTGCCCGTCACGGCCCTCGCCGCGCTCGCCGCCGGGCTGCTCGTCTCCGGTTGCTCCACCGACCTCCTCGGCGGGGAACAGAAGACGACGAAGACGGCGGCCGCCGACGCCACGGTCACCGAGGCCGTCACCTCGGTCGAGATCAAGAACGCCCGCAGGGGCTCCATCGAGGTGGTTCCCGGCAACGGCCCCGGAGCCGTGGTGCACCGCACCGTCCACTACCGCGGTGACACCGTCCCCCGGCCCGGCCAGCGGGTCTCCGGCGGCGCCCTCACCTTCACCGACGACTGCGGCGACGGCGACTCCTGCTACGTCGACTACCGGCTGGAGGTCCCGGCCGCGGCCAAGGTCAAGCTGGGCAGCAGCAGCGGCGCCATCACGGTGACGGGGGTCGCGGAGGCCGAGCTGGCCGCCAGTTCCGGCGACGTACGGGCCGAGCGGATCGCCGGGGCGCTGCGCGTCTCGACCTCCTCGGGCGAGATCACGGGCACCGCGCTCGGCGGACCGAGCGCCGAGGTGCACTCCAGCTCGGGCGACGCCCGCCTCGACTTCACGAGCGCGCCCGCCTCGGTGAAGGCCGAGGCCAGCTCCGGCAACGTCACCCTGCGCGTCCCGGGCGGCCCGTACCGGGTCGGGGTGACCACCAGCTCCGGCAGCCGCGAGGTCACGGTCCCGACGGACGCCGCGGCCGCCTCGCGCCTGAGCGTGGAGACCAGCTCGGGCGACGTGAAGATCACCGCCCCCTGA
- a CDS encoding DUF1877 family protein has protein sequence MSILGSYIRLTADELARARHDPDWVLACVEGAVEGTAGVGTDRPDRPDRSYSTGTAWDALGFLTRRIGFPVDIAHGEEALPWSGGGEVWSYGPPRCLTPGQVRTAAAAMAATGGERLVAGAGPADLARADVYPVDAWERGASLEGVVAHYEALLPFFRAAAADGDALLVWLS, from the coding sequence ATGAGCATCCTCGGGAGCTACATCCGGCTGACCGCCGACGAGCTGGCGCGCGCCCGGCACGATCCGGACTGGGTCCTGGCCTGCGTGGAGGGGGCCGTCGAGGGGACCGCCGGGGTGGGCACGGACCGGCCGGACCGGCCGGACCGGTCGTACAGCACCGGGACCGCCTGGGACGCCCTCGGGTTCCTGACCCGGCGCATCGGGTTCCCCGTCGACATCGCGCACGGCGAGGAGGCGCTGCCCTGGTCCGGTGGCGGGGAGGTCTGGAGCTACGGTCCGCCCCGCTGCCTCACGCCCGGGCAGGTGCGGACGGCCGCGGCGGCCATGGCGGCGACGGGCGGCGAGCGGCTGGTGGCCGGGGCGGGCCCCGCGGACCTCGCCCGGGCCGATGTCTATCCGGTGGACGCCTGGGAGCGGGGGGCGTCGCTGGAGGGCGTCGTCGCCCACTACGAAGCGCTGCTGCCGTTCTTCCGGGCCGCGGCGGCGGACGGCGACGCGCTGCTCGTCTGGCTGTCGTAG
- the lon gene encoding endopeptidase La encodes MASTSVTLTLPVLPLDDEVVLPGMVVPLDLSDSEVRGAVEAAQAAAGTGKPRVLLVPRVDGKYAATGVLGTVEQVGRLSDGDPGALIRGRGRVRIGAGTTGPGAALWVEGETVDEQVPEPLPGAVAELVKEYKALATSWLKKRGAWQVVDRVQQIEGVSALADNSGYSPFLTLEQKLQLLETADAVARLRLAVKMLSDHLAEQDVAESIAKDVQDGVDKQQREFLLRRQLDAVRKELRELNGEKEGEESDDYRVRVEEADLPEKVREAALKEVEKLERASDQSPEGAWIRTWLDTVLELPWNERTEDEYDIQGARAILDAEHAGLSDVKDRITEYLAVRKRRSERGMGVIGGRRGGAVLALVGPPGVGKTSLGESVAHAMGRKFVRVALGGVRDEAEVRGHRRTYVGALPGRIVRAIKEAGSMNPVVLLDEIDKVGSDYRGDPAAALLEVLDPAQNHTFRDHYLEVELDLSDVVFLATANVLEAIPEALADRMELVRLDGYTEDEKVVIARDHLLPRQLERAGLAPEEVTLGEDALRKLAGEYTREAGVRTLERSIARLLRKVASQHELGQRELPFLIGADDLRSLIGRPHHVPEAGQDPAERRTAVPGVATGLAVTGAGGDVLFVEASLADPETGAAGLTLTGQLGDVMKESAQIALSFLRSHGAELELPVADLKDRGVHIHFPAGAVPKDGPSAGITMTTALASLLSGRQVRTDVAMTGEVSLTGRVLPIGGVKQKLLAAHRAGITTVIIPKRNEADLDDVPAEVLERLEVHPVTDVRQVLELALSAAAEPVAVAA; translated from the coding sequence ATGGCTTCGACGTCCGTAACGCTCACCCTGCCTGTGCTGCCGCTTGACGACGAGGTCGTGCTGCCGGGGATGGTCGTTCCGCTGGATCTGTCCGACTCGGAGGTGCGGGGTGCCGTGGAGGCCGCGCAGGCCGCCGCCGGTACCGGGAAGCCACGGGTGCTGCTCGTGCCGCGGGTCGACGGGAAATACGCCGCAACCGGCGTGCTGGGCACCGTCGAGCAGGTCGGGCGGCTGTCCGACGGGGATCCCGGGGCCCTGATCCGGGGCCGGGGGCGGGTCCGGATCGGGGCCGGGACCACCGGGCCCGGGGCCGCGCTCTGGGTGGAGGGCGAGACGGTGGACGAGCAGGTGCCGGAGCCGCTGCCCGGCGCCGTCGCCGAGCTGGTCAAGGAGTACAAGGCGCTCGCCACCAGCTGGCTCAAGAAGCGCGGCGCCTGGCAGGTCGTGGACCGCGTCCAGCAGATCGAGGGCGTCTCGGCCCTCGCCGACAACTCCGGCTACTCGCCCTTCCTGACCCTGGAGCAGAAGCTCCAGCTGCTGGAGACCGCCGACGCCGTCGCCCGCCTGCGGCTCGCCGTGAAGATGCTCAGCGACCACCTCGCCGAGCAGGACGTGGCCGAGTCCATCGCCAAGGACGTACAGGACGGCGTTGACAAGCAGCAGCGCGAATTCCTGCTGCGGCGCCAGCTGGACGCCGTGCGCAAGGAACTGCGCGAGCTGAACGGCGAGAAGGAGGGCGAGGAGTCCGACGACTACCGCGTCCGCGTCGAAGAGGCCGACCTGCCCGAGAAGGTCCGCGAGGCCGCCCTCAAGGAGGTCGAGAAGCTGGAGCGGGCGAGCGACCAGTCGCCGGAGGGCGCCTGGATCCGCACCTGGCTGGACACCGTGCTGGAACTGCCCTGGAACGAGCGGACCGAGGACGAGTACGACATCCAGGGCGCCCGCGCGATCCTCGACGCCGAGCACGCCGGGCTGAGCGACGTGAAGGACCGCATCACCGAGTACCTGGCCGTGCGCAAGCGCCGCTCCGAGCGCGGGATGGGCGTCATCGGCGGCCGTCGCGGCGGGGCCGTGCTGGCCCTCGTCGGGCCGCCCGGAGTCGGCAAGACCTCGCTCGGCGAGTCCGTGGCGCACGCCATGGGGCGCAAGTTCGTCCGGGTCGCGCTGGGCGGCGTACGGGACGAGGCCGAGGTCCGCGGACACCGGCGGACGTACGTCGGCGCGCTGCCCGGCCGGATCGTCCGGGCCATCAAGGAGGCCGGGTCGATGAACCCGGTGGTGCTCCTCGACGAGATCGACAAGGTGGGCTCCGACTACCGGGGCGACCCGGCGGCCGCGCTGCTGGAGGTCCTGGACCCGGCGCAGAACCACACCTTCCGGGACCACTACCTGGAGGTCGAACTGGACCTCAGCGACGTGGTCTTCCTCGCCACCGCCAATGTGCTGGAGGCCATCCCGGAGGCGCTGGCCGACCGGATGGAGCTGGTCCGGCTCGACGGCTACACCGAGGACGAGAAGGTCGTCATCGCCCGGGACCACCTGCTGCCCCGGCAGCTGGAGCGGGCCGGCCTGGCGCCCGAGGAGGTCACCCTCGGCGAGGACGCGCTGCGCAAGCTGGCGGGCGAGTACACCCGCGAGGCGGGCGTGCGCACCCTGGAGCGGTCCATCGCGCGGCTGCTGCGGAAGGTGGCCTCGCAGCACGAACTGGGTCAGCGGGAACTGCCGTTCCTGATCGGCGCCGATGACCTGCGGAGCCTGATCGGGCGCCCGCACCACGTGCCCGAGGCGGGCCAGGACCCGGCCGAGCGGCGCACCGCCGTCCCCGGCGTGGCCACCGGCCTCGCCGTGACCGGCGCGGGCGGCGACGTGCTCTTCGTGGAGGCCTCGCTGGCCGACCCCGAGACCGGGGCCGCCGGTCTCACCCTGACCGGCCAGCTCGGTGACGTGATGAAGGAGTCGGCGCAGATCGCGCTCAGCTTCCTGCGCTCGCACGGCGCGGAGCTGGAGCTTCCGGTCGCCGACCTCAAGGACCGGGGCGTGCACATCCACTTCCCGGCGGGCGCGGTCCCCAAGGACGGCCCGAGCGCGGGCATCACGATGACCACGGCGCTGGCCTCGCTGCTCTCCGGCCGCCAGGTGCGCACGGACGTCGCGATGACCGGTGAGGTGTCGCTGACCGGGCGGGTGCTGCCGATCGGCGGGGTCAAGCAGAAGCTGCTGGCCGCGCACCGGGCCGGGATCACCACGGTGATCATCCCGAAGCGGAACGAGGCGGACCTGGACGACGTACCGGCCGAGGTGCTGGAGCGGCTGGAAGTGCACCCGGTGACGGACGTCCGCCAGGTGCTGGAGCTGGCCCTGTCGGCCGCCGCCGAACCGGTCGCCGTGGCCGCCTGA